Proteins encoded within one genomic window of Aspergillus nidulans FGSC A4 chromosome VII:
- a CDS encoding uncharacterized protein (transcript_id=CADANIAT00008419), whose translation MAEIPGLDEFAQTRGADDLFDDEIIPVSAEEQQTIIEPEPESQAQSQAQSEPHQAVNEKDIERDREASSTPVYSDGARSRGGERRGKGRGRGGRGRGARDSGLGSGPRRPNWALNDPGDAGVENGTKAREGEKATETPAAEKEEPGQEDNNTADAPRVPAVRGDRSATGGVKKPKLTEEELSRRIAAAREKSAKLAAAHARAEADQASFMEREKIAEQKRREERANRRVMDNERERNRLRKLEALNGREWDADKPEEQFSGRGGRGQYRRGMHGGVSGYTRRVEESPGDGELDPDTQPHDSGHGYRGRGRGGRGRGGRGRGGHRGDKPDTTSQNKAAPPTPVITNEEEFPSLPGGEKKEKESAPASGESLKPLSPVTGGTWADQMEAHEK comes from the exons atgGCCGAAATTCCTGGTCTTGACGAATTCGCGCAAACACGCGGCGCTGATGACTTGTTCGACGATGAGATCATCCCAGTCTCCGCGGAGGAACAACAAACGATtattgagcctgagcctgagtCTCAAGCTCAAAGCCAAGCTCAATCGGAGCCTCACCAGGCGGTGAACGAAAAAGATATCGAGCGTGACCGTGAAGCAAGTTCGACGCCCGTTTATAGCGATGGCGCGCGCTCACGCGGCGGCGAACGACGGGGGAAAGGGAGGGGGCGGGGTGGACGTGGGCGAGGGGCGCGCGATTCAGGACTGGGTTCCGGCCCGAGGCGGCCGAATTGGGCCCTGAATGATCCTGGAGATGCGGGCGTGGAAAACGGGACCAAGGCTCGTGAGGGAGAAAAGGCGACTGAGAcacctgctgctgagaaagaggaacCGGGTCAAGAGGATAACAACACGGCTGACGCACCGAGAGTACCCGCTGTTCGCGGGGATAGGAGTGCGACTGGGGGTGTCAAAAAG CCAAAACtcacagaagaagaactgtCCCGACGCATTGCCGCCGCACGCGAGAAATCTGCCAAGCTCGCAGCAGCGCATGCTCGCGCAGAGGCAGACCAAGCGTCCTTTATGGAACGCGAGAAAATCGCCGAACAAAAACGGCGCGAGGAGCGCGCGAATCGCCGAGTCATGGATAACGAGAGAGAACGGAACAGACTGCGAAAGCTTGAAGCACTCAACGGACGAGAATGGGACGCCGACAAGCCGGAAGAACAGTTTAGCGGGcgcggaggacgaggacaatATAGGCGGGGGATGCATGGCGGTGTCTCCGGGTATACTAGGCGCGTCGAAGAGTCTCCAGGTGACGGTGAGCTCGACCCCGACACCCAACCACACGACTCTGGACACGGGTACCGCGGTCGTGGGCGTGGTGGTCGAGGCCGAGGGGGCCGTGGACGTGGTGGTCACCGCGGTGACAAGCCCGACACAACCTCGCAAAACAAGGCTGCGCCTCCTACGCCAGTGATCACTAACGAGGAGGAGTTCCCATCCCTGCCTGGCggggagaagaaagagaaagaatctGCCCCAGCCTCGGGCGAGAGCTTGAAACCGCTGTCCCCAGTGACGGGTGGGACGTGGGCGGACCAAATGGAAGCTCATGAGAAGTGA
- a CDS encoding uncharacterized protein (transcript_id=CADANIAT00008420) encodes MSISSLSSISNTQFNPSSIPAFLVPGPFARKILLQIHTWTVHNNPHKPPHHWTISLIPLRDLANPTTCWKLYHIFDTPSGYEVIDEFEPLYSASFLGPELHSRYDVCLIDVKYMFILDAFLKEILGQREFRWVELLAAYLVMEKWVGEREARVLRKELKVGQYEPAGKKRGRNMER; translated from the coding sequence ATGTCCATCTCAAGCTTGTCCTCCATCTCTAATACACAATTCAATCCCAGCTCAATCCCCGCATTCCTGGTCCCGGGACCGTTTGCCAGAaagatcctcctccaaatccaCACCTGGACAGTCCACAACAACCCGCACAAACCACCACACCACTGGACCATCTCCCTAATACCGCTCCGTGACCTTGCTAACCCAACTACATGCTGGAAGCTTTACCACATCTTCGACACTCCCAGTGGGTACGAAGTAATAGACGAGTTCGAACCGCTGTACTCTGCGTCTTTCCTGGGGCCGGAACTGCACTCCCGATACGATGTGTGTTTGATTGATGTGAAGTATATGTTCATACTTGATGCCTTCCTGAAGGAGATCCTGGGCCAGAGGGAGTTTCGATGGGTGGAGCTTTTGGCGGCGTATTTGGTCATGGAGAAGTGGGTTGGAGAGAGGGAGGCGAGGGTGCTGCGGAAGGAGCTTAAAGTAGGACAATATGAGCCGGCGGGcaagaagagagggaggaaTATGGAGAGGTAG
- a CDS encoding uncharacterized protein (transcript_id=CADANIAT00008421), with translation MPTESQTTSRPAATQGGNEGLGHVDMDRPADTIYGFHSLKQQKNAAEDKYTSRAMGSAEQEPLEGDKEDTSFMNHKPGGAGTLPGYISSIGD, from the exons ATGCCTACTGAGTCGCAGACAACAAGCCGTCCTGCCGCAACCCAGGGCGGAAACGAAGGCCTGGGCCATGTCGAT ATGGATCGCCCTGCCGATACAATCTACGGTTTCCACAGCTTGAAACAACAGAAGAACGCCGCTGAAGACAAGTACACCAGCCGCGCCATGGGCTCTGCGGAACAGGAGCCACTAGAGGGTGACAAAGAGGATACAAGCTTTATGAATCATAAGCCTGGCGGGGCGGGGACGCTGCCGGG TTATATTAGTTCTATTGGGGATTGA
- the gpi16 gene encoding GPI-anchor transamidase subunit GPI16 (transcript_id=CADANIAT00008422) → MTIIYILALAIAALSVGSAASNYHENLLLQPLPPSSLLASFNFRSNATQTSFQQQHFRYFPRALGQILQHANTRELHLRFTTGRWDSESWGSRPWDGAKEGGTGVELWAWIEAADDEIAFSKWITLTQSLSGLFCASLNFIDSTRTTRPVASFEATGHHVDSDNLHLLHGTLPGEVVCTENLTPFLKLLPCKGKAGVASLLDGHKLFDAAWQSMAIDVRPVCPSSGECLMQIDQTVDIVMDIERSKRPRVPADKLVCDTSKSYHARDTCYPLETTAAKSWSISELFGRTVSGSCPLMDTQEKTVCLRVPPTQEVRPSPELVNARFYDQFTRCYTPPSSEPFDLDVPEQAAINITSSVPLEEPVLHAERTIVGHGQERGGMRIIFDNPSSEKPVDFIYFESLPWFLRPYIHTLQSTITGPDGVRRQAPTTDFIRETFYRPGVDRERGTQLELALSVPPASTVTLTYDFEKAILRYTEYPPDANRGFNVAPAVIKIAASKPIYIRTTSLLLPLPTPDFSMPYNVIILTSTVIALAFGSIFNLLVRRFVTVEEAAALRAQTFKGRLGGKIVALRDRIRGKSAKVE, encoded by the exons ATGACTATCATCTATATCCTTGCGCTCGCTATCGCCGCGTTGTCCGTTGGCTCCGCGGCATCGAACTATCACGAAAACCTCCTCCTACAACCGCTTCCGCCCTCGTCCTTACTCGCCTCGTTCAATTTCAGAAGCAACGCGACACAGACGTCattccagcagcagcatttcCGATATTTCCCTCGCGCGCTTGGTCAGATTTTACAGCACGCAAACACCCGTGAACTCCACCTCCGGTTTACCACTGGGCGATGGGATTCTGAAAGCTGGGGCTCGCGTCCTTGGGACGGAGCAAAGGAAGGAGGCACCGGCGTCGAACTATGGGCGTGGATTGAGGCGGCTGATGATGAGAT AGCTTTCTCGAAGTGGATTACATTGACACAATCGTTGTCAGGGCTTTTCTGTGCATCGTTGAACTTTATCGATTCAACGAGAACGACGCGGCCTGTTGCATCGTTCGAGGCTACCGGTCACCATGTTGATTCGGACAACCTGCACCTGCTCCACGGAACCCTTCCTGGCGAGGTTGTCTGCACGGAGAACTTAACGCCGTTCCTAAAGCTACTGCCTTGTAAAGGGAAGGCTGGGGTGGCTAGCTTACTTGACGGACATAAGCTGTTTGATGCTGCTTGGCAAAGCATGGCGATCGATGTGCGCCCCGTCTGTCCGTCGTCGGGAGAATGTCTGATGCAAATCGATCAGACTGTAGACATAGTGATGGATATTGAGCGGTCAAAGCGTCCAAGAG TTCCTGCAGACAAACTTGTCTGTGACACTTCCAAGTCTTACCATGCAAGGGACACTTGCTATCCGTTAGAGACGACAGCCGCGAAAAGCTGGAGCATATCGGAGCTCTTCGGGCGCACTGTTAGTGGCTCATGTCCCTTGATGGATACGCAAGAGAAGACTGTTTGCCTCCGCGTTCCGCCTACACAGGAAGTGCGTCCTTCGCCAGAGTTGGTGAATGCGAGATTTTATGATCAGTTCACTCGCTGCTATACGCCACCGTCGTCCGAGCCTTTCGACTTGGATGTCCCAGAGCAAGCTGCCATAAATATTACTAGCAGTGTCCCGCTTGAAGAGCCCGTTCTCCATGCTGAGCGGACAATTGTCGGACACGGGCAGGAGCGAGGGGGAATGCGCATTATCTTCGATAACCCTTCGAGTGAGAAGCCCGTCGATTTCATCTACTTTGAATCTCTTCCCTGGTTCCTACGACCTTATATCCACACACTTCAATCAACCATCACCGGCCCCGATGGCGTTCGTCGACAAGCCCCGACCACCGATTTTATCAGAGAGACCTTTTACCGCCCTGGCGTTGACCGCGAGCGCGGGACACAACTAGAACTCGCCCTGTCCGTTCCACCCGCTTCCACCGTGACTCTTACCTACGATTTCGAGAAGGCTATCCTGCGCTATACTGAGTACCCGCCCGACGCAAACCGAGGGTTCAATGTCGCCCCGGCCGTTATTAAGATCGCCGCCTCAAAGCCTATCTATATCCGTACAACGagtcttctcctccccctcccgACACCCGATTTCAGTATGCCATACAACGTCATCATCCTTACGAGCACGGTGATTGCGCTTGCCTTTGGCAGCATCTTCAATTTGCTCGTGCGCCGCTTCGTCACtgtcgaagaagcggccgcgCTTCGGGCGCAGACATTCAAGGGCCGCCTGGGTGGGAAGATTGTTGCCCTACGCGATCGGATACGTGGAAAGAGCGCCAAGGTGGAATAG
- a CDS encoding LUC7 domain-containing protein (transcript_id=CADANIAT00008423), whose product MAAEQRKLLEQLMGADQLIGIPGAPSRNAQLSITDPKVCRSYLVGTCPHDLFTNTKQDLGPCPKVHSEGLKTEYETASAADKAKWGFEYDYMRDMQKYIDDCDRRIESAQRRLEKTPDEIRQTNNLLKQISDLTQTINTGLLEVSVLGETGSVAQALNELHKIRTAKHQKETCERELKNLQDTSGPSGHQKLQVCDVCGAYLSRLDNDRRLADHFFGKMHMGYSDMRKGWKKLHEELKGRPPPMRHHDEDDGGGWGGRSGGGRGPSYLLHKTKSPSVQRISYLLGGGYVLQAVTNHVYEWLST is encoded by the exons ATGGCGGCCGAACAGAGAAAGCTGCTCGAGCAGCTGATGGGAG CCGACCAGCTCATCGGAATCCCTGGCGCGCCCTCGCGCAACGCCCAGCTCTCCATCACCGACCCTAAAGTTTGCCGCTCGTACCTCGTCGGAACCTGTCCGCACGATCTATTCACAAACACAAAGCAGGATCTTGGCCCCTGTCCGAAGGTGCACAGTGAAGGACTGAAGACGGAATACGAGACAGCTTCCGCGGCGGACAAGGCGAAATGGGGGTTCGAATATGACTATATGCGCGATATGCAGAAGTATATTGATGACTGTGACCGACGAATTGAGTCTGCCCAGCGACGGCTGGAGAAGACGCCGGATGAGATCCGGCAGACGAATAATCTG CTCAAACAAATATCTGACCTTACGCAAACCATTAACACCGGCCTTCTCGAGGTCTCGGTCCTTGGCGAAACCGGCTCCGTCGCGCAAGCTCTCAATGAATTACACAAGATTCGCACCGCAAAGCATCAGAAGGAAACATGTGAACGCGAACTCAAGAACTTGCAAGATACATCCGGCCCATCAGGTCACCAGAAACTCCAAGTATGCGATGTCTGCGGCGCGTACCTGAGTCGTCTTGACAACGACCGTCGTCTGGCGGATCACTTCTTCGGAAAAATGCACATGGGTTATTCTGATATGCGCAAGGGATGGAAGAAGCTACATGAGGAGCTTAAGGGTCGACCGCCGCCCATGAGACACcatgatgaggacgatggtggtggttggGGCGGTCGGTCTGGCGGTGGAAGGGGCCCGAG CTACTTACTGCATAAGACGAAATCTCCCTCAGTTCAACGTATTAGCTACTTGCTAGGTGGAGGATATGTCTTGCAGGCGGTAACCAACCATGTATATGAATGGCTTTCAACCTAG
- a CDS encoding putative PHD finger domain protein (transcript_id=CADANIAT00008424), translating to MADEPRRSGRSTKGQHKSLDMVNETPTKKTKAKAQPRDKPPKPSAEPTPAPSEEEEIIRCICGEYEEEEDIERDMICCDQCSAWQHNDCMGLTFAKGEVPDQYFCEQCKPEDHPVLMDKIARGEKPWLEVAERRRKEAEELKQARRKKGRRGGKRGRPSEPKEPKPEKSTPSRTPAPRASGTPAAEPPAPVIATPAPEKNSHSPEKPPSSSQKRKLSEQEVSTPESGPKTKQAKISPPAASPAPHVNQSPEDKEPVGQDTNQTPAADTTKTERLKTLEDITNPARRNAASALTKVFVDQISSALAGGSFKMSEGKTGEEVGQQLGISVEEALYQNLMGGGGEATSEAYKIQLRAILFNVKKNPSLRDRLLVGSLTPDALSRMSSQEMASEELQQKDAEIKREAERQHMIIQEQGPRIRRTHKGEELVEDDQTNVSTEPVFSNIPRRVTETDGSPAAQSPTSPSAKQPETDGHKVKTDATPAEPTPHDEHFPTRSHSPGAGQDQVFPEVATHISQPIPTGNVQADAEIDQLLKDDDEPESPPYSPKDHHDEGAVWHGRVVMNPVAEFSSFAKHVAGADLSGRIPWNDLIPSTLLIDGRIKIQSAGEYLCGLRFSQSTDVSVVAISSPDSSKDKSNFDKLFDYFQGRERYGVMGKHPLEAVRDTYLIPIEAGSTKKPEFIELLENNALEDPTPERLFLVVFAVKTGESNPPSVQPPSLHASMEPAASASPLTVTSGTPQQPFATPGPRHLLQYPQTPSPAFPGASHATAPYSQPQPQPQIQHQQPPPKATQYNSSLQPQLPTEPTGLPAAIQVLGGHANTPAIQELLQKAPTITVTQLNVVRDILVRRPQAAADYTTLMDELLGESTTRTNGSGTGSGNGHPPPQQQQPAQ from the exons ATGGCTG ATGAACCGCGTCGCTCCGGTCGCTCGACCAAGGGCCAGCACAAGAGCCTCGACATGGTCAACGAAACGCCAACAAAGAAAACGAAAGCTAAAGCGCAGCCCAGAGATAAACCCCCGAAACCCTCCGCAGAGCCTACCCCCGCGCCtagcgaggaggaagagattaTCCGGTGCATCTGCGGCGAAtatgaggaagaggaagacatcGAGCGAGATATGATTTGCTGCGATCAGTGTTCAGCATGGCAACATAATGATTGCATGGGTTTGACATTCGCGAAGGGCGAAGTGCCCGATCAGTACTTCTGCGAGCAGTGCAAGCCCGAAGACCATCCGGTGCTCATGGACAAGATAGCAAGAGGCGAGAAGCCATGGTTAGAGGTAGCGgaacgaagaagaaaagaagctgaagagttGAAACAGGCACGACGcaagaagggaaggagaggaggcaAGAGAGGCAGACCAAGCGAGCCGAAGGAGCCGAAGCCTGAGAAGAGCACACCTTCTCGTACACCGGCACCCCGAGCGTCAGGTACTCCTGCCGCTGAACCACCAGCGCCTGTGATCGCTACCCCAGCTCCCGAGAAAAATAGTCATTCGCCTGAGAAGCCACCATCCAGTTCTCAGAAGCGAAAGCTGAGTGAACAGGAGGTATCGACGCCGGAGTCG GGCCCCAAGACGAAACAGGCAAAGATTTCGCCGCCTGCTGCAAGCCCGGCACCTCACGTCAACCAGTCGCCAGAGGATAAAGAGCCAGTTGGCCAGGATACTAATCAAACGCCGGCCGCGGACACTACGAAGACTGAACGACTGAAGACTCTTGAAGATATCACCAATCCGGCTAGGAGGAATGCTGCTAGCGCGCTAACTAAAGTGTTTGTGGACCAGATCTCCAGTGCCCTGGCGGGAGGGTCTTTCAAAATGTCTGAAGGCAAGACGGGGGAGGAAGTTGGTCAGCAACTTGGCATCTCAGTCGAGGAGGCTTTGTATCAAAATCTAATGGGGGGAGGTGGAGAGGCTACCTCAGAAGCTTATAAGATACAACTGCGGGCGATTTTGTTCAACGTAAAGAAGAACCCTTCTCTACGGGATCGTCTGCTCGTAGGTAGTTTAACTCCTGATGCCCTCTCTAGAATGAGCTCCCAAGAGATGGCAAGCGAGGAGCTACAACAGAAAGATGCTGAGATCAAGCGAGAGGCTGAAAGACAGCACATGATCATTCAGGAACAAGGGCCCCGGATTAGGCGAACCCATAAGGGAGAAGAACTCGTTGAGGATGATCAGACTAATGTTTCTACTGAGCCTGTCTTCTCAAACATTCCTCGTCGCGTTACCGAGACGGATGGGAGTCCGGCGGCGCAGAGTCCAACTAGTCCAAGTGCTAAGCAGCCAGAGACTGACGGCCATAAGGTCAAGACAGACGCTACACCAGCTGAACCCACGCCTCATGACGAACATTTCCCGACCCGGAGCCATTCTCCTGGCGCCGGTCAGGACCAAGTCTTCCCGGAGGTGGCCACACACATTAGCCAGCCAATACCCACTGGCAACGTCCAGGCCGATGCAGAGATTGATCAGTTGTTgaaagacgacgacgaaccCGAGTCTCCACCATATTCACCGAAGGACCACCACGATGAGGGAGCTGTCTGGCATGGCCGAGTCGTCATGAACCCCGTCGCAGAGTTCTCGTCGTTTGCGAAGCATGTCGCGGGAGCAGACTTGAGTGGAAGAATTCCTTGGAACGACCTCATACCATCTACACTGCTGATCGATGGGAGAATCAAAATTCAATCCGCCGGAGAGTACCTATGTGGCTTGCGGTTCAGTCAATCAACAGATGTCTCGGTCGTCGCCATAAGCAGTCCTGACTCCTCCAAGGACAAGTCTAATTTTGACAAACTGTTTGACTACTTCCAGGGCCGTGAGCGATACGGCGTTATGGGCAAGCATCCTCTAGAAGCAGTCAGGGATACCTACCTCATCCCCATCGAGGCCGGTTCAACGAAGAAGCCCGAGTTTATCGAGCTGCTAGAGAACAACGCACTCGAGGATCCAACCCCAGAACGCCTTTTCCTTGTCGTATTCGCCGTGAAGACAGGCGAGTCGAACCCACCATCCGTGCAACCCCCATCGCTGCACGCAAGCATGGAACCTGCGGCTTCAGCAAGTCCGTTAACAGTCACCTCCGGCACACCCCAGCAACCCTTCGCAACTCCCGGCCCTCGGCATTTATTGCAATACCCTCAAACACCATCACCCGCATTCCCCGGTGCATCCCACGCAACGGCTCCATATTCCCAGCCACAACCACAGCCGCAGatccagcatcaacaaccacctcCAAAAGCCACGCAGTACAACTCATCATTACAACCTCAGCTGCCAACAGAGCCTACCGGTCTCCCGGCCGCCATTCAGGTCTTAGGAGGCCATGCAAATACCCCCGcgatccaggagctcctCCAGAAGGCGCCAACCATCACTGTGACACAGCTGAACGTCGTTCGCGACATTCTTGTCCGGCGTCCCCAGGCAGCGGCTGATTATACTACCTTAATGGATGAATTACTTGGAGAATCAACGACCAGAACAAATGGGAGTGGAACTGGGAGTGGGAACGGTCATCCGCcgccacagcagcagcagccggcGCAGTAG
- a CDS encoding 3-methyl-2-oxobutanoate hydroxymethyltransferase pantoB (transcript_id=CADANIAT00008425) → MTFLRIATKRAIYLHRPANPALPTSSILPVLHSTNVATRVPSPCAIRHSSHSPLGAAQANPRKKVTMQTLRNLYKKGEPITMLTAHDFPSAHVADAAGMDMILVGDSLAMVALGMQDTSEVTLDDMLVHCRSVARAAQSAFTVSDLPMGSYEVSPEQALQSAIRIVKEGRVQGVKLEGGEEMAPAIKRITTAGIPVVGHIGLTPQRQNALGGFRVQGKSTTDALKLLKDALAVQEAGAFMIVIEAVPPEIASIVTQKLSVPTIGIGAGNGCSGQVLVQIDMTGNFPPGRFLPKFVKQYANVWNEALQGIQQYREEVKSRAYPAEQHTYPIPKEELVEFQKAVDELPEEK, encoded by the exons ATGACTTTCTTAAGAATAGCGACAAAGCGGGCCATATACCTGCATCGTCCTGCTAATCCGGCTCTTCCTACCTCGTCTATACTCCCTGTCCTGCACAGCACCAACGTCGCCACTCGTGTACCCTCACCATGCGCCATCCGTCATAGCTCCCACTCGCCGTTGGGAGCAGCCCAAGCCAATCCCAGAAAGAAAGTTACCATGCAGACCTTACGAAATTTATACAAGAAGGGCGAGCCTATTACAATGTTGACTGCGCACGATTTTCCGAGCGCGCATGTCGCCGACGCAGCCGGAATGGACATGATTCTCGTGGGTGATAGCTTGGCAATGGTCGCTCTGGGCATGCAGGATACGAGCGAAGTGACTCTAGATGACATGTTAGTGCACTGTCGCAGTGTTGCCCGAGCTGCTCAGAGCGCCTTTACA GTTTCAGATTTACCTATGGGTTCGTACGAGGTGTCGCCAGAACAAGCTCTTCAGTCGGCTATTCGAATCGTGAAAGAGGGTCGGGTGCAGGGGGTTAAGCTTGAAGGTGGGGAGGAGATGGCTCCAGCCATCAAGCGCATCACAACTGCTGGTATTCCCGTTGTTGGACATATCGGTCTCACGCCTCAGCGTCAAAACGCGCTTGGAGGGTTTCGAGTTCAAGGAAAGTCAACGACGGACGCACTGAAACTGTTAAAGGACGCACTTGCGGTACAAGAAGCAGGTGCGTTCATGATAGTTATCGAGGCCGTACCGCCAGAGATCGCAAGTATTGTCACACAAAAGCTCAGTGTTCCTACCATTGGTATTGGTGCCGGGAACGGTTGCTCTGGACAAGTACTCGTCCAGATTGACATGACCGGGAACTTCCCGCCTGGTCGCTTCTTACCCAAATTTGTTAAGCAGTATGCCAACGTCTGGAACGAGGCACTCCAAGGCATCCAACAGTATCGTGAGGAGGTTAAGAGCCGAGCGTATCCCGCAGAGCAGCACACATACCCTATACCGAAAGAGGAACTGGTTGAATTCCAGAAGGCTGTTGATGAATTACCTGAAGAGAAATGA
- a CDS encoding protein serine/threonine kinase activating protein nimO (transcript_id=CADANIAT00008426), which yields MAAVFIPPSRETSVNMSTRRPLANVPNATNSPHRVGLVPAKRPRTTSAQIDIPYGQPPPKKQVVDGAGAENQPMSQTKFAALQGTDPKLFTRKTNNAQPSAFEKKLVAARDKERQPQKATKQEKPPAENISIRQWQRHYRKAFPHFVFYFDAVPIDVRSKCSRQVIALGAREEKFFSRLVTHVVTSRPIPPEIDRRAQTGHTQDTPNESAGDGAMLQTVNPAELEMHLHLAVCPKREQSQDVLHRAREMGMKIWAVEKLQRMIATINDIDLTNGSGHSTRNNAAGSQTKSRGKDDLSQVLQNELNGPSDRSHLSVLKDLVPFKGPFIYVHDMDEKTRPVMVREYPKVARRQDGVWPQFRSAPLGKCPFIEDVPSKREIERQRARQEKEKKEFIKPAVPQSKHTAVEPRNEENLPLKKETSPAEGDELAPHCTRQETPDAPQGLPLSPKKSSESFIPPQLNRKGPFYHGREPAASGVQPSNITSAIRSQMVSSTAAAPGAKAGLSKEVHELKRKVLEKSHVGYSTNVAQPYRALDTATAERTEKTNSCKSSRPDKLGNIEEETTQSEATDSTKSRTILRKSGEQRKKERRRDPKPGYCENCRDKFDDFDEHIMTRKHRKFAANSANWAELDSLLFQLERPLKDEYDYV from the exons ATGGCAGCAGTATTCATACCCCCATCGCGCGAAACCTCCGTGAACATGTCGACCCGCCGTCCGCTTGCAAACGTGCCGAATGCAACCAATTCCCCTCACAGAGTAGGCCTCGTGCCTGCCAAACGTCCCCGGACGACCAGTGCACAGATTGACATCCCTTACGGCCAGCCTCCTCCGAAGAAACAGGTTGTGGACGGGGCCGGCGCGGAGAACCAGCCTATGAGCCAGACCAAGTTCGCCGCCCTACAAGGCACGGATCCAAAATTGTTTACCCGCAAGACGAACAATGCTCAGCCGAGTGCAtttgagaagaagctggtggCTGCTAGGGACAAGGAACGGCAGCCTCAAAAGGCCACAAAGCAGGAGAAGCCGCCCGCAGAAAATATCTCGATCAGGCAGTGGCAGAGGCACTATCGGAAGGCTTTTCCCCACTTTGTGTTCTACTTTGACGCCGTTCCAATTGATGTTCGCAGCAAATGCTCACGACAGGTCATTGCTTTGGGAGCG CGTGAAGAAAAGTTCTTCTCCCGTCTAGTAACCCATGTTGTTACATCCCGACCAATACCCCCCGAGATAGACAGGCGAGCACAAACGGGGCACACCCAGGATACACCAAATGAGTCTGCTGGGGATGGTGCTATGCTGCAAACAGTCAATCCTGCTGAATTGGAAATGCATTTACACTTAGCCGTTTGTCCTAAGCGTGAACAAAGCCAAGATGTCCTGCATCGAGCTCGGGAAATGGGTATGAAGATCTGGGCCGTAGAGAAGCTGCAGCGCATGATTGCCACGATCAACGACATAGATCTTACTAATGGGAGTGGCCATTCTACACGGAATAATGCCGCCGGGTCTCAGACGAAGTCCAGAGGAAAAGATGATCTCTCACAAGTTCTCCAGAACGAACTGAACGGCCCCTCTGACCGAAGTCATCTATCTGTGCTCAAAGACTTGGTACCATTCAAGGGCCCTTTTATATACGTACATGACATGGATGAAAAGACACGACCCGTCATGGTTCGAGAATATCCTAAAGTTGCAAGACGACAAGACGGCGTGTGGCCGCAGTTCAGGAGTGCTCCGCTCGGCAAGTGCCCGTTTATCGAGGATGTGCCCTCTAAACGAGAGATTGAAAGACAACGAGCTCGtcaggagaaagagaagaaagaattTATCAAACCTGCAGTGCCTCAATCTAAACACACCGCGGTGGAACCTCGAAACGAGGAAAACTTGCCGCTCAAAAAAGAAACGAGTCCTGCCGAGGGAGATGAGCTCGCCCCGCATTGCACCAGGCAAGAGACTCCGGATGCTCCTCAAGGGCTTCCCTTGTCTCCTAAAAAGAGCTCAGAGAGCTTTATTCCACCACAGCTTAACCGCAAAGGCCCGTTCTATCATGGCCGGGAACCAGCCGCCTCAGGCGTACAACCTTCAAACATCACCTCTGCCATTCGTTCTCAAATGGTCTCCTCGACGGCTGCTGCGCCTGGCGCAAAGGCCGGTCTCAGCAAAGAAGTCCATGAGTTGAAACGCAAAGTGCTTGAGAAGAGTCACGTCGGCTACTCGACTAACGTCGCACAGCCCTACCGGGCTTTGGATACGGCTACGGCCGAGAGGACAGAAAAGACCAACAGTTGCAAATCAAGTCGGCCTGACAAGCTCGGCAAcattgaagaggagaccACACAATCAGAAGCAACAGACTCGACAAAATCCAGGACGATTCTCCGTAAGAGCGgagagcaaagaaagaaagaaagacgaagagaCCCAAAGCCAGGATACTGTGAGAACTGTAGGGATAAGTTcgacgactttgatgag CATATAATGACAAGAAAACACCGCAAATTTGCTGCGAACAGTGCCAATTGGGCCGAGCTAGACTCATTACTGTTCCAGCTGGAACGACCGCTCAAGGATGAATACGATTATGTCTAG